One window from the genome of Verrucomicrobiia bacterium encodes:
- a CDS encoding class II aldolase/adducin family protein, whose amino-acid sequence MRTVISARDIEQLLNSGGDLNSLPEDAIITPSAQDLLRDIENRRVIKTNGEAAASSAVAPKLNGEVSAPGKTLTSKSSKSELEAFFNSPYCQSLKEQLCDIGRRLWQREYVDGNGGNIAIRVGEDIALCTPTLVSKGFMKPEDMCLVDFEGNQYCGVKKRTSEILMHLQIMKRQPRAVATVHCHPPYSTGFAVAGINPPTCMIPEYEVFSSVAIAPYRTPGTPEMGKLVAELVDKHNTILMANHGVVSWSHNNVEDAYFKMEILEAYCRTVLVTAQLGRPAKTMTAAQLQDLLKIKQSLGIPDPRHGLKECELCDNDEWRPGVACALTQTSSKGSGSPSFDADAEAAVQAITDQIMSQLK is encoded by the coding sequence ATGAGAACTGTCATTAGTGCGCGGGACATCGAGCAATTACTGAATAGCGGCGGCGACCTGAACAGCCTGCCGGAAGATGCGATCATCACGCCGTCGGCGCAGGACTTGTTGCGCGACATCGAAAATCGCCGCGTCATCAAGACGAATGGCGAGGCGGCGGCTTCGTCTGCCGTCGCGCCAAAATTAAATGGAGAGGTGTCTGCTCCGGGAAAAACTTTGACTTCAAAAAGTTCGAAGAGCGAACTCGAAGCGTTTTTTAATTCGCCATATTGCCAATCGTTGAAAGAACAGCTTTGTGATATTGGCCGCCGCTTGTGGCAGCGCGAATATGTGGACGGCAATGGCGGCAACATCGCGATTCGCGTAGGCGAAGACATCGCGCTTTGCACCCCGACGCTGGTGAGCAAGGGCTTCATGAAGCCGGAAGACATGTGCCTCGTGGATTTTGAGGGCAATCAATATTGCGGCGTGAAAAAGCGCACCAGCGAAATCCTGATGCACTTGCAAATCATGAAGCGGCAGCCGCGCGCGGTGGCGACGGTGCATTGTCATCCGCCGTACAGCACGGGCTTCGCGGTTGCGGGCATCAATCCGCCGACGTGCATGATTCCGGAGTATGAAGTTTTTTCGTCGGTGGCGATCGCGCCGTACCGCACGCCCGGCACACCCGAGATGGGCAAGCTGGTCGCGGAACTCGTGGACAAACACAACACGATTTTGATGGCGAACCACGGCGTGGTTTCGTGGAGTCACAACAATGTCGAGGACGCGTATTTCAAAATGGAAATTTTGGAAGCGTATTGCCGCACCGTGCTCGTGACGGCGCAACTCGGACGTCCGGCAAAAACGATGACGGCAGCGCAACTCCAGGATTTGCTAAAGATCAAACAGAGTCTTGGCATTCCCGACCCGCGTCACGGACTCAAGGAATGTGAATTGTGCGATAACGATGAATGGCGTCCGGGCGTGGCATGCGCGCTGACGCAAACATCGTCCAAGGGAAGCGGTTCGCCGAGTTTTGATGCCGATGCGGAAGCGGCGGTGCAGGCGATCACGGACCAGATCATGTCGCAGTTGAAGTAA
- a CDS encoding VOC family protein: MLKITEIAFSCYAVTDMPRARKFYEGVLGLKPTTVHDSEHGHWVEYEIGPHALALGSSPMFKPSPDGCSVALEVEDFAAATAQLRANNVKFRIEPMDTPVCQMAMFFDPDGNSVCIHKRKKS; this comes from the coding sequence ATGCTGAAGATCACCGAAATCGCCTTTAGTTGCTACGCCGTCACCGACATGCCGCGCGCCCGCAAATTTTATGAAGGCGTGCTCGGTCTCAAGCCCACGACCGTCCACGATTCCGAACACGGTCACTGGGTTGAGTACGAAATCGGTCCTCACGCGCTCGCTCTCGGCTCGTCGCCCATGTTCAAGCCCAGCCCTGATGGCTGCTCCGTCGCCCTCGAAGTCGAGGATTTCGCTGCCGCCACCGCCCAACTCCGCGCGAACAACGTAAAATTCCGCATCGAACCCATGGACACCCCCGTCTGCCAAATGGCCATGTTCTTCGATCCGGATGGCAACAGCGTTTGCATTCATAAACGGAAAAAATCGTGA
- a CDS encoding acetate kinase, protein MKVLVANLGTTSLKWRLFDLSNGREQMLHKGGFERVTDYVKAIEECLAALRDAGMITSERDLAGIGFKTVAAKGVTGCVPLDERVLEAMAGYNGIAPAHNPPYITGIRLFAKRLPGVPLIGLFETAFHQYSPEAVQRYAVPEAWHRAGVRRQGFHGASHKFIAERSAQLLGREDIARRAQNLYLDDGATKISGPNLRVISCHLGGSSSVCAILNGVSMETSMGLSPQSGLPQNNRVGDLDSLAVPFAMQALNISLEEAERQLCKESGLKGLSEVSNDIRDVGAAAAQGNAKAKLALDVFVASARHWIGASLAQLNGADALVFTAGIGENDALVRSAVCANLDQLGIELDAALNSQTRAQEKVISSANSRVKILVIPANEELVVAREVKRLLEKENARAPKQFESEFKPQPSTVN, encoded by the coding sequence GTGAAGGTTCTCGTCGCCAATCTTGGAACGACCTCGCTGAAATGGCGGCTGTTCGATTTGTCGAATGGTCGCGAGCAGATGCTTCACAAGGGCGGTTTCGAGCGCGTGACGGATTATGTGAAGGCGATTGAGGAATGTCTCGCCGCTTTGCGCGACGCGGGCATGATCACCAGCGAACGCGACCTGGCGGGAATTGGTTTCAAGACGGTCGCGGCCAAGGGCGTGACAGGTTGCGTGCCACTCGACGAAAGAGTTTTGGAAGCGATGGCGGGTTATAACGGCATCGCACCGGCGCACAATCCGCCTTACATCACCGGCATCCGATTGTTTGCAAAGCGATTGCCCGGCGTGCCGCTGATCGGTTTGTTTGAGACGGCGTTTCATCAATACTCGCCCGAGGCGGTGCAGCGTTATGCGGTTCCGGAAGCGTGGCATCGCGCGGGCGTGCGGCGTCAGGGATTTCACGGCGCGAGCCATAAATTTATTGCCGAACGCAGCGCGCAACTGCTCGGCCGCGAAGATATCGCCCGGCGCGCACAAAATCTTTATCTCGACGATGGTGCGACCAAAATTTCCGGTCCTAATTTGCGCGTGATCTCATGCCACCTCGGCGGCAGTTCGAGTGTTTGCGCGATTTTGAATGGCGTCTCGATGGAGACGAGCATGGGGCTCAGTCCGCAATCCGGTTTGCCACAGAATAATCGCGTCGGAGATTTGGACAGCCTCGCAGTTCCGTTCGCGATGCAGGCGTTGAATATTTCGCTCGAAGAAGCCGAGCGGCAACTGTGCAAGGAATCGGGATTGAAAGGCTTGAGCGAAGTGTCAAATGACATTCGCGACGTCGGCGCGGCGGCGGCGCAAGGGAATGCGAAGGCGAAACTTGCGCTGGATGTTTTTGTGGCGAGCGCGCGGCATTGGATCGGCGCGAGCCTGGCGCAATTAAATGGCGCAGATGCGCTGGTGTTCACGGCGGGCATTGGTGAGAACGATGCGCTCGTGCGCTCGGCAGTTTGCGCGAACCTGGACCAGTTGGGCATCGAATTGGACGCGGCTTTGAATAGTCAGACGCGCGCGCAGGAAAAGGTTATCAGTTCGGCGAATTCGCGCGTGAAGATTTTGGTGATTCCGGCGAATGAAGAATTAGTTGTGGCGCGTGAAGTGAAGCGGTTGCTCGAAAAAGAAAATGCGCGAGCGCCGAAACAATTTGAAAGTGAATTTAAACCTCAACCATCAACAGTGAATTAA
- a CDS encoding EutN/CcmL family microcompartment protein, translating to MLLARVEGNVTATRKHPSFTGWRFVICQPINNAGEPEGAPQVAIDCHGAGMHQRVVISSDGSAARKAMGDDKSPARWMVLGVVDEIEPGVPV from the coding sequence ATGTTATTGGCGCGGGTTGAAGGCAATGTCACGGCGACCCGGAAACATCCGAGTTTTACGGGATGGCGTTTCGTGATTTGCCAGCCGATCAACAACGCGGGCGAGCCGGAAGGCGCGCCGCAGGTGGCGATTGATTGTCATGGCGCGGGCATGCACCAGCGCGTGGTGATTTCTTCGGACGGTTCGGCAGCCCGCAAAGCCATGGGCGACGATAAAAGCCCGGCGCGTTGGATGGTACTGGGCGTGGTGGATGAAATCGAACCGGGCGTTCCGGTTTGA
- a CDS encoding BMC domain-containing protein, which produces MSEAIGMIETKGFTASVEATDAMAKAANITISRTVPIGGGLITVICRGDVASVKAAVDAGSKAATKTGELVASHVIARPHEDLLKGFLGEAAAAKK; this is translated from the coding sequence ATGAGCGAAGCAATCGGCATGATCGAAACCAAGGGCTTTACCGCCAGCGTCGAAGCGACCGACGCGATGGCCAAGGCCGCGAACATCACTATTTCCCGAACCGTCCCCATCGGCGGCGGCTTAATCACCGTCATCTGCCGCGGCGACGTGGCGAGCGTGAAGGCGGCCGTGGACGCCGGTTCGAAGGCCGCGACCAAGACTGGCGAACTTGTGGCGTCGCACGTCATCGCGCGCCCGCACGAAGATTTGCTCAAGGGCTTTCTCGGTGAAGCGGCTGCGGCGAAAAAATAA
- a CDS encoding BMC domain-containing protein — MAQQAIGLIETRGLVALVEATDAMLKAANVELAGPMTQVGNALVTAVVVGDVAAVKAATDAGAQAVKAIKGDLVSVHVIARPHSEVEQVLPKKK; from the coding sequence ATGGCACAACAAGCAATTGGATTAATCGAAACCCGCGGACTCGTCGCGCTGGTCGAAGCGACGGACGCGATGCTCAAGGCGGCGAACGTGGAACTGGCCGGCCCGATGACGCAAGTCGGCAACGCGCTCGTGACGGCAGTGGTCGTCGGCGACGTCGCGGCGGTGAAGGCGGCGACGGATGCCGGCGCGCAGGCGGTCAAGGCCATCAAGGGCGACCTCGTCAGCGTGCATGTCATCGCGCGCCCGCACAGCGAAGTCGAACAGGTTTTGCCCAAGAAAAAATAA
- a CDS encoding BMC domain-containing protein: protein MAQQAIGMIETKGLCASFEAADAALKAANVTFTGWEKVGSGYVTVFFRGDVASVKAATDAGAAAAAQVGQVVSVQVIPRPHDGLSALGKWLQ from the coding sequence ATGGCACAACAAGCAATCGGGATGATCGAGACTAAGGGGCTCTGCGCCTCGTTTGAAGCGGCTGATGCTGCGCTCAAGGCGGCGAATGTCACCTTCACGGGCTGGGAAAAAGTCGGCAGCGGCTATGTCACAGTGTTTTTTCGCGGCGATGTGGCGAGCGTAAAAGCGGCGACGGATGCCGGCGCGGCGGCAGCGGCGCAAGTCGGCCAGGTCGTGAGCGTGCAGGTGATTCCTCGTCCGCACGACGGATTGAGCGCATTGGGCAAGTGGCTGCAATAA
- a CDS encoding EutN/CcmL family microcompartment protein, with protein MKLGSVIGRVTLSKTLESLEGGRWLIVSPFTREHYQNGTETPAGLSKDPSLVVYDDLGGGVGQTIGYVEGREAAQPLAKLAPIDAINAALVDEIFYNPFNK; from the coding sequence ATGAAACTGGGTTCCGTGATTGGCCGGGTGACGTTGAGCAAGACGCTGGAATCGCTCGAAGGCGGGCGCTGGCTGATCGTTTCGCCATTCACGCGCGAGCATTATCAGAACGGCACGGAGACGCCCGCGGGTTTGAGCAAAGATCCGAGCCTGGTGGTGTATGACGATTTGGGCGGCGGCGTGGGACAGACAATCGGTTATGTCGAGGGCCGCGAGGCGGCGCAACCGCTGGCGAAATTGGCGCCCATTGACGCGATCAACGCGGCGCTGGTGGACGAAATTTTTTACAATCCTTTTAATAAATGA
- a CDS encoding EutN/CcmL family microcompartment protein, with protein sequence MFLARVEGTVVSTKKDAAMGGRKLLLLRPQLVDDKDPTKFRPGMNTIVSVDSVGAGLGELVLFCQGSSARLAAGLKEAPVDAVVIGIVDAVDVLGKQIYNART encoded by the coding sequence ATGTTCCTGGCAAGAGTCGAAGGCACGGTGGTCTCCACGAAAAAAGACGCGGCGATGGGCGGCAGAAAACTGCTGCTGCTGCGTCCGCAACTCGTGGATGACAAGGACCCGACGAAATTTCGCCCGGGTATGAACACGATTGTCTCAGTGGACAGCGTGGGCGCGGGACTGGGTGAACTCGTTTTATTTTGCCAGGGCAGTTCCGCGCGGCTCGCGGCGGGGTTGAAGGAAGCGCCCGTGGACGCGGTGGTTATCGGCATCGTGGATGCCGTGGATGTTTTGGGAAAACAAATTTACAACGCGCGCACATAA
- a CDS encoding citrate synthase: MTTPAVPSPAKGLEGVVAAISRLSDVQGEAGRLIYCGYDIDELAGNVTFEEVIYLLHHAHLPNRKELQDLKERLAAARELPAGVIQIIKLLPKDTPPMHAIRTAISALGCFDTTSDDDSMDAQRQKAIRLIARMPIVTAYFHCARQGKPLLPPDPTLGEAANFLYLIDGVKPSAEKEKTLDMCYVLHADHGMNASTFSARVTIATLSDMYSAITTAIGTLKGPLHGGANEGVIKMLQEIGSLDRVDDYVAECLEQKKKIMGIGHRVYKTLDPRAPHLKRMAQILSAQLGEPKWIQMSERIAALMLEKKHLHANVDFYSATVYFSLGIPTDLFTPIFAISRVSGWTAQVLEQLADNRLIRPQSVYIGPTGLKVVPIDKR; the protein is encoded by the coding sequence ATGACCACACCCGCCGTACCCTCTCCCGCTAAAGGTCTCGAAGGCGTCGTCGCCGCGATTTCACGGCTCAGCGACGTCCAGGGCGAAGCCGGCCGCTTGATTTATTGCGGCTACGATATTGATGAACTTGCCGGCAACGTCACGTTTGAAGAAGTCATCTATTTGCTGCACCACGCGCATCTTCCCAATCGCAAAGAATTGCAGGACCTCAAAGAGCGCCTCGCCGCCGCGCGTGAATTGCCCGCCGGAGTCATTCAAATCATCAAGCTTTTGCCGAAGGACACGCCCCCGATGCACGCCATCCGCACCGCGATTTCCGCGCTCGGCTGTTTCGACACCACTTCCGACGACGACTCGATGGATGCGCAACGGCAAAAGGCGATTCGCCTGATCGCGCGCATGCCCATCGTGACCGCCTATTTTCATTGCGCGCGCCAGGGCAAACCCTTGCTCCCGCCCGACCCCACGCTCGGTGAAGCCGCGAACTTCCTTTACCTCATTGACGGCGTGAAACCTTCCGCCGAAAAAGAGAAAACCCTGGACATGTGCTACGTCCTCCACGCGGACCACGGCATGAACGCCTCGACCTTCAGCGCGCGCGTGACCATCGCCACCTTGAGCGACATGTATTCCGCGATCACCACCGCCATCGGCACGCTCAAAGGTCCCTTGCACGGCGGCGCCAACGAAGGCGTGATCAAGATGCTCCAGGAAATCGGCTCGCTCGACCGCGTGGATGACTACGTCGCTGAATGCCTTGAGCAAAAGAAAAAAATCATGGGCATCGGCCATCGCGTTTACAAAACACTCGACCCGCGCGCGCCCCATCTCAAGCGCATGGCGCAAATATTGAGCGCGCAACTCGGCGAACCCAAGTGGATCCAGATGAGCGAACGCATCGCCGCGCTGATGCTCGAGAAAAAACATCTCCACGCGAACGTGGATTTCTATTCCGCCACCGTTTATTTCTCGCTCGGCATCCCGACCGATTTGTTCACGCCCATCTTCGCGATCTCGCGCGTCTCCGGCTGGACCGCGCAAGTGCTCGAACAGCTTGCCGACAATCGCCTCATCCGCCCGCAAAGCGTTTACATCGGACCGACCGGTTTGAAAGTCGTGCCGATTGACAAACGATAA
- a CDS encoding hybrid sensor histidine kinase/response regulator gives MKKVLVIDDEEWLREMIQLALRQKGYEVVEAENGEVGIEKAQKTLPDIILCDVNMGKVDGYLTLSSLRSQPATAAIPFILMTGLADNAGMRHGMELGADDYLAKPFTIEALYGAVEARLKKSQALRDEAEKKMADLRDNISLMLPHELRTPLNGILAYGEILSTDAATLPPAEIAEMGQIIHESGKRLERLIENFLIYSQIELLGADPLRIAALRKKQTTSPKKIVEASAMSQADSVGRTQDLKLYLQDKPVAISEEYLTKIVDELTHNAFKFSNGGTQVVITMAPSDKELTLNIADRGRGMHPDHIRKLGAYMQFDRKQHEQQGLGLGLVISKRLTELHGGSLALESELGAGTTVVVKLPLA, from the coding sequence ATGAAAAAAGTCCTCGTCATAGATGATGAAGAGTGGTTGAGGGAGATGATCCAACTGGCGCTCCGCCAAAAGGGTTATGAAGTTGTTGAGGCCGAAAACGGCGAGGTAGGCATTGAAAAAGCCCAAAAAACTTTGCCGGACATCATTCTTTGCGACGTCAACATGGGCAAGGTGGACGGTTACCTGACACTTTCATCGCTGCGCAGCCAGCCAGCGACGGCGGCGATTCCTTTTATTTTAATGACGGGCCTGGCCGACAACGCGGGCATGCGCCACGGCATGGAACTGGGCGCGGACGATTATCTCGCGAAACCTTTCACCATTGAGGCGCTCTATGGCGCAGTCGAAGCGCGGTTGAAAAAATCCCAGGCGTTGCGCGATGAAGCGGAGAAAAAAATGGCTGACTTGCGCGACAACATCAGCTTGATGTTGCCTCACGAATTGCGCACGCCCCTGAACGGAATTCTGGCTTATGGCGAAATCCTTTCGACGGACGCCGCGACTTTGCCGCCGGCGGAAATCGCTGAGATGGGACAAATCATCCACGAATCCGGCAAACGCCTTGAGCGATTGATCGAGAACTTTTTGATTTATTCGCAGATTGAATTGCTTGGAGCAGACCCATTGCGCATCGCCGCTTTGCGGAAAAAACAAACGACGTCGCCAAAGAAAATCGTGGAAGCCAGTGCGATGAGCCAGGCGGACTCGGTCGGACGCACACAGGATCTGAAGCTCTATTTGCAGGACAAGCCCGTGGCGATCTCCGAGGAATATCTCACCAAGATCGTGGATGAATTGACTCACAATGCTTTTAAGTTTTCAAATGGCGGCACCCAGGTCGTGATCACGATGGCGCCTTCAGACAAGGAATTGACCTTGAACATTGCCGATCGTGGGCGCGGGATGCATCCGGATCATATCCGAAAACTGGGCGCTTACATGCAATTCGACCGCAAGCAACACGAGCAGCAGGGGCTCGGGTTGGGATTGGTGATTTCAAAACGGTTGACGGAATTGCACGGGGGCAGCCTTGCGCTTGAAAGCGAACTCGGCGCGGGGACGACGGTGGTGGTGAAATTACCGCTGGCGTGA
- a CDS encoding aldehyde dehydrogenase family protein — MSTIINEALVRDVVAEALARLNGGAMARPAQAAAPAKAAEHECGCGGKAKSSAPALRGKYGVFQDANEACAAAQESFRQLQAKGVAARRKIEEIVKSLAEKNAEQWGRIEFDETKIGRLDHKIEKLKIIKLVPGVDWLRPDARSGDHGITLEEYTPFGVVGAVTPSTHSIPTLSGNIVNIVAAGNAVVFNAHPSAVRCAAVAVRAYNEAIYRETGIENIACLIEKPTMESFAAICKHEAIRILLVTGGPAVVKAAMQTGKRAICAGPGNPPVYVDDTACMKRAAKAIISGAAYDNNLLCIGEKEVFALDGIAGKLMGEMEKHGAVKLNSAQLDALTKAAFTFKEGQGGGCAHASVNRDFIGKDPSVLATAAGVNLPAGTQLLFAETDANHPFVVEEQMMPFLPIVRVKSLEEGVQSSLEAEHGYKHTAIIHSHDIEAMTEMGRALDTTLFIKNGASMAGLGLGGEGYLSYSIATPTGEGVTNPRTFTRTRRCVMVDNLKIY; from the coding sequence ATGAGCACAATCATAAATGAAGCGTTGGTGCGGGACGTGGTAGCCGAAGCGTTGGCGCGTTTGAATGGCGGCGCGATGGCGAGGCCGGCGCAAGCTGCGGCTCCCGCGAAAGCGGCCGAGCATGAATGCGGTTGCGGCGGCAAAGCGAAGAGCAGCGCGCCGGCCTTGCGCGGCAAGTACGGGGTTTTTCAGGACGCGAATGAAGCGTGCGCGGCGGCACAGGAATCGTTTCGCCAGTTGCAAGCGAAAGGCGTGGCGGCGCGGCGGAAAATTGAGGAGATCGTAAAATCGCTGGCGGAAAAAAACGCGGAGCAATGGGGCCGCATCGAATTTGATGAAACAAAAATCGGGCGGCTCGACCACAAAATCGAGAAGCTAAAAATCATCAAACTCGTGCCGGGTGTGGATTGGCTTCGACCCGATGCGCGCAGTGGTGATCACGGAATCACGCTGGAAGAATATACACCGTTTGGCGTCGTTGGAGCGGTGACACCGAGCACGCATTCCATTCCGACCTTGAGCGGCAATATTGTGAACATCGTCGCGGCGGGAAATGCGGTGGTGTTCAACGCGCATCCTTCGGCGGTGCGTTGCGCGGCGGTCGCCGTGCGCGCTTATAACGAAGCGATTTATCGCGAAACGGGCATTGAAAATATCGCGTGCCTGATCGAGAAGCCGACGATGGAAAGTTTCGCGGCGATCTGCAAACACGAAGCAATTCGCATCCTGCTCGTGACCGGCGGACCTGCCGTGGTGAAGGCGGCGATGCAAACCGGCAAGCGCGCGATTTGCGCGGGCCCAGGAAATCCGCCGGTGTACGTGGACGACACGGCGTGCATGAAACGCGCGGCCAAAGCCATTATCAGCGGCGCGGCGTACGACAATAATTTATTGTGCATTGGCGAGAAGGAAGTTTTCGCGCTAGACGGCATCGCCGGAAAATTGATGGGCGAAATGGAAAAGCACGGCGCAGTGAAACTGAATTCAGCGCAGCTCGACGCGCTAACGAAGGCGGCGTTTACTTTTAAAGAAGGACAAGGCGGCGGCTGCGCACACGCTTCGGTGAATCGCGATTTTATCGGCAAAGACCCGAGTGTGCTCGCCACAGCGGCGGGGGTGAATTTGCCGGCGGGAACGCAGTTATTATTCGCCGAGACGGACGCAAATCATCCGTTCGTTGTTGAAGAACAGATGATGCCTTTCCTGCCGATCGTGCGTGTGAAAAGTTTGGAGGAAGGCGTGCAAAGCTCGCTCGAAGCCGAGCATGGTTACAAACATACCGCGATCATTCATTCGCACGACATCGAAGCGATGACGGAAATGGGGCGCGCGCTCGATACGACGTTGTTCATCAAGAACGGGGCGAGCATGGCGGGACTGGGGCTGGGCGGGGAAGGCTATTTGAGCTATTCGATCGCCACGCCGACCGGTGAAGGTGTGACGAATCCGCGGACGTTCACGCGCACGCGGCGTTGCGTGATGGTGGATAACCTTAAAATTTACTGA
- the sucD gene encoding succinate--CoA ligase subunit alpha, translated as MSILITPETKILVQGITGSFGARHTQLSLAYGTKVVAGVTPGKGGQLFENTVPIFDTVAEAAKQTGATVSAIFVPPPFAADAILEAVDANLDLAVCITEGIPVNDMVKVKRAMLGRKTRLIGPNCPGVVTPGTGKDSHGGCRIGIAPGYIHKKGNIGVVSRSGTLTYEAVWQLTCRGVGQSTCVGIGGDPVNGTSHLDIIKMFNDDPETTGIIMIGEIGGSAEEEAAEWIKLNCKKPVAGFIAGATAPPGRRMGHAGAIVSGGKGTAAAKIAAFRDAGIGIAATPSEMADTLLKMM; from the coding sequence ATGTCCATCCTCATCACCCCCGAAACCAAAATCCTCGTCCAAGGCATCACCGGCAGCTTTGGCGCGCGCCACACCCAACTCAGCCTTGCTTACGGCACGAAAGTCGTCGCCGGTGTCACGCCCGGAAAAGGCGGCCAACTTTTTGAAAACACCGTCCCCATCTTCGATACCGTCGCCGAAGCCGCGAAACAAACCGGCGCGACCGTCTCCGCGATTTTTGTCCCCCCGCCCTTCGCCGCCGACGCCATCCTTGAAGCCGTTGACGCCAACCTCGATCTCGCCGTCTGCATCACCGAAGGCATTCCCGTCAACGACATGGTGAAAGTAAAACGCGCCATGCTCGGCCGGAAAACCCGCCTCATCGGCCCCAACTGCCCCGGCGTCGTCACACCCGGCACGGGCAAAGATTCTCACGGCGGCTGCCGCATCGGCATTGCGCCCGGCTACATTCATAAAAAAGGAAATATCGGCGTCGTCTCCCGCAGCGGCACGTTGACCTACGAAGCAGTCTGGCAACTCACCTGTCGCGGTGTCGGCCAATCCACCTGCGTCGGCATCGGCGGCGATCCCGTCAACGGCACTTCGCACCTCGACATCATTAAGATGTTCAACGACGACCCCGAAACCACCGGCATCATCATGATCGGTGAAATCGGCGGTTCCGCTGAAGAAGAAGCGGCCGAATGGATCAAGTTGAATTGCAAAAAACCCGTCGCCGGTTTCATCGCGGGCGCGACTGCGCCACCCGGACGCCGCATGGGCCACGCCGGCGCGATTGTTAGCGGCGGCAAAGGCACCGCAGCCGCCAAGATCGCGGCCTTTCGCGACGCGGGCATCGGCATCGCCGCCACACCTTCCGAAATGGCGGACACGCTGCTCAAAATGATGTAG
- the sucC gene encoding ADP-forming succinate--CoA ligase subunit beta, with protein MNIHEYQAKQLLAQYGVAVPAGDVCSTAEEAKAISEKLFAKGEKLVVVKSQIHAGGRGKGTFKSGFQGGVKLCKTADDVYEKAKAMLGQVLVTKQTGAEGRLVSKLLVAGAPAIKKELYLAVLLDRATSRPLIMVSTEGGVDIEEVAEKTPEKIVKETIDPAVGMMAYQGRKLAVALGLKGDLIAQGAKLLMGVYKTWWECDAAMVEINPLCIVEGPDGKDTLSAVDAKIGLDDNALYRHKNIMDMRDLAEEAPLETEASKFSLNYIKLDGNIACLVNGAGLAMATMDIIQHFGGSPANFLDVGGGASKDQVTAAFRIILSDANVKGIMVNIFGGIMDCNIIATGIVAAVRETGLKLPLVVRLEGNNVAAGKKTLAESGLTIISGDSMADAAQKVVKAVGK; from the coding sequence ATGAATATTCACGAATATCAAGCCAAACAACTCCTCGCTCAATACGGCGTGGCCGTGCCCGCGGGCGACGTCTGCAGCACCGCCGAAGAAGCCAAAGCGATTTCGGAAAAACTTTTTGCCAAGGGCGAAAAACTTGTGGTGGTGAAATCGCAGATCCACGCGGGCGGACGCGGCAAAGGCACTTTCAAAAGCGGATTCCAGGGCGGCGTGAAATTGTGCAAAACCGCGGATGACGTTTACGAAAAAGCCAAGGCCATGCTCGGCCAGGTGCTCGTGACCAAACAGACCGGCGCCGAAGGACGGCTCGTCAGCAAACTGCTTGTCGCCGGTGCGCCCGCCATCAAGAAGGAACTTTATCTCGCGGTCTTGCTGGATCGCGCGACGTCGCGGCCCTTGATCATGGTCAGCACCGAGGGCGGTGTGGACATCGAGGAAGTTGCCGAAAAGACACCGGAAAAAATCGTCAAGGAAACCATTGACCCCGCCGTCGGCATGATGGCCTACCAGGGCCGCAAACTTGCCGTGGCGCTCGGACTCAAAGGCGATTTGATCGCTCAAGGCGCGAAGCTGCTCATGGGCGTTTACAAAACCTGGTGGGAATGCGATGCCGCGATGGTGGAGATCAATCCGCTGTGCATCGTCGAAGGCCCGGACGGCAAAGACACCCTCTCCGCCGTGGACGCCAAAATCGGCCTCGACGACAACGCGCTCTATCGCCACAAAAATATCATGGACATGCGCGACCTCGCCGAGGAAGCGCCGCTCGAAACTGAGGCGAGCAAGTTCAGCCTCAATTATATCAAGCTCGACGGCAACATCGCCTGCCTCGTCAACGGCGCCGGCCTCGCGATGGCCACCATGGACATCATCCAGCATTTCGGGGGCAGCCCGGCAAACTTCCTCGACGTCGGCGGCGGCGCGAGCAAAGACCAGGTCACCGCGGCCTTCCGCATCATCCTCAGTGATGCCAACGTCAAAGGCATCATGGTGAATATTTTCGGCGGCATCATGGATTGCAATATCATCGCCACCGGCATCGTCGCCGCCGTCCGCGAAACCGGTTTGAAACTCCCGCTCGTCGTCCGCCTCGAAGGCAACAACGTCGCCGCCGGGAAAAAAACCCTCGCCGAATCTGGCTTGACCATCATCAGCGGCGATTCCATGGCCGACGCGGCGCAAAAAGTTGTGAAAGCCGTTGGGAAATAA